In Candidatus Methylomirabilota bacterium, the genomic stretch GCCTGCAGCGTCAGGGTTCCGGAAAGCAGGAGCTCCCGCTCTGAGCGCGGTTTTTCTGGCTCGGGCATCTCTGGACCCCCTGGGAGGAAGTCGAGCCCCAGCTGCCGCTGAGCCTCGAGAAAATCCCGGGTCTTCTTCACGAGGTCTGCCACCTCGTGGCGAAAATGTTGTGGGCTCACGGTCTCATGCTCGGTCTAGTGCCGTTCCACCTATTTGTGCCAAATTTCTCGTTGCACTCGCTCACGACCGTTGCAACAAGGCAGGCCGCCCACATTCGGCCCCTCGATCTTCCTCGGGGTGGTGAGCGGTTCGGCTGAGCTCACCGTCGAAGCCCTGTCGAACCACTTATCAAGTTGAAACGGCACTAGTCTCCCCTACGCACGGCCACGACTCGATCCAAGATCTGATGGGCCACCTCTCGCTTCGAAAGCTCCGGTAGCTCTTCAACCTGTCCCTGGCGATCAAGAATCGTGACACGGGTGGTCTCGCCACCGAAGCCAACGCGGATGTCATTGGCCACAATCAGGTCCAGATGCTTCTTGTGAAGCTTCTCCCGGGCATTGGAGACGAGGTCTTCCGTTTCAGCGGCGAATCCCACCAAGATCCGTGATCCCTTTTGCCGGCCTGCCTCAGCCAGGATGTCCGGGTTTCGCAACAGCTCGACCGTAAGGGCCTCTTGCTTTTTCATCTTTTTCGGCGAGTGCGTGCTTGGGCGGTAGTCTGCCACGGCAGCGGCCATGATGAGGATGGTGGTAGCATCGAGTTCCCCCAAAACCGCATGGAGCATCTCTTCGGCGGTCGTCACATCAGTCCGCGTGACGCCTGGGGGGGTGGGAAGCGATGTGGGGCCGCTGACCAAGCGGACGTGAGCGCCCCGATCCCGCGCAGCCTGGGCAATGGCAAAGCCCATCCTCCCTGAGGAACGGTTGGAGAGGAAGCGGACGGGGTCGAGCGGCTCCTGGGTGGGACCCGCGGTGACGAGAACCGTTTCCCCCTGGAGGTCTTCCTGATGAGTGAGGAGGCCTTCCACCTCTCCGCAAATGGTGAGAAGATCGGCAAGGCGTCCGCGGCCAATCAATCCGGAGGCAAGTTCTCCGTACTCGGTTTCCACCACGTGCACCCCTCGGGCCTTCAGGCGAGTGAGATTTTCCTGGACGGTGGGATGGGCGTACATCTCCCGGTCCATGGCGGGAGCAAGCAGGACCGGACACGTGCAGCTCAGATACAGATTCGTCAAAAAGTCGTCCGCGATTCCGTGGGCCAATTTGGCGATGGTATTGGCGGTAGCCGGGGCGATGAGTAAGAGATCTGCCCGCCCGCCGGTGGCGACATGACCGATTTGCTTGTCGTAATCAAGGGCAAAAAGATCGGTGAGGATAGGACGTCTGGAGAGGGTTTCAAAGGTCAGGGGTGAGACGAACCGCTGGGCACTCTCTGTCATCACC encodes the following:
- the coaBC gene encoding bifunctional phosphopantothenoylcysteine decarboxylase/phosphopantothenate--cysteine ligase CoaBC, which produces MTHSLDGKEIILGVTGSIAAYKAVEILRELTGRGAAVTVVMTESAQRFVSPLTFETLSRRPILTDLFALDYDKQIGHVATGGRADLLLIAPATANTIAKLAHGIADDFLTNLYLSCTCPVLLAPAMDREMYAHPTVQENLTRLKARGVHVVETEYGELASGLIGRGRLADLLTICGEVEGLLTHQEDLQGETVLVTAGPTQEPLDPVRFLSNRSSGRMGFAIAQAARDRGAHVRLVSGPTSLPTPPGVTRTDVTTAEEMLHAVLGELDATTILIMAAAVADYRPSTHSPKKMKKQEALTVELLRNPDILAEAGRQKGSRILVGFAAETEDLVSNAREKLHKKHLDLIVANDIRVGFGGETTRVTILDRQGQVEELPELSKREVAHQILDRVVAVRRGD